TGGTCACACACGTGAATGTAATTTACATACGGGAACAGCTAtctactttttaattatttttgtttttattttcttgatgatCGATCGGTGCATGATACAAGCTGGAGAAATAGGGTTGATGGATAACGAGCAAAATGTGTTATAATTTGGCTGTTGTCATTCCAGTAAGAAAACTTGTGGCGTAGATAATGAATATGCCAAAATATTCGTCAATTATCGAGATTACACagacataatttatatttttccaaTGCAGCAGGAGAGTAAACATGTGACATTCTACTCTATAaattccagaaaaaaaaaactggataACTGTTTTtcttgctcaaaaaaaaaatcattcccTAACACCAACCAATTAATAagatgttttcaaatttataaagtCAGAGCAAAACCTTTGAAGacagttgttcaaaaaaaaaagcaaagccTTTGAAGACAAATTATTACATGGGTGAATTTGCGAGatagccaaaaccaaaaatgtaattaggaaactgattatgattttgacataattgaaTTGGTGACATTTAACCTTCATATGATCCGGTTCTGCCCTTTATTACAACAAGTTGTCGGTGAAACATGAATATAGATGACGTCGACTATAATCTATGTGGCCCAACAAAGAGGTGAGTTGATGGTAACTTATAAAAGAGAGGAGAACCACGTGACTTGTATATTTACCGCATACGGATTTTCTATGCACAGTTATTGGTGGATTAAAATATATCTCCTTCCAATATATTTGTATTCCATTCACCAACCTCGATCATTCCATTTTTAAGATGAGTGTTGTATTCCATCAAATTACCACTGTAAGTCCATCCGAAGGAATTCAAAAGCAAGAATGTGAAGAAAGCAAGGATTACGACCATGTAATTTGAGGGAACAACATACATATGCATCAAATGCTCTATCCACATGGTCGAAGTAGTATAGGATTATAACTCCATACACAACtcctaaatattaaacattaccATAActcctaaatactaaactctaaattccaatcactaaacccaaacccaaattaaactataatatgtagtataatattttgaataaaattaaatataaaatagtatatactaTTGACCACATACATATGCATCAATACTTTATTCCACATGGCTGAAATAGTATAGGATTATGACTTCATTCATAACtcctaaatattaaacattaccCCAACTTCTAATACTGAACCCTAAATTccaatcactaaacccaaaacccaaatgtaaactatatatagttataatattttgaataaaaaaaatttgaaatagtaTATACTAttgaccatatatatatatgcactgAATGTTCTATTCCATATGGCCGAAGTACTATAAAGATTATGGCCCAAATGTAGCTGTGGTTAACGAAATTTGTGTGAAGTTTACACTTATGTAGATCTGGTtaacaaaatgataaaattgagtTTTAAATTCTTAGTTTTGATAGCAACGATACAACTACAAAACATAATTTATGCTTATGCactatacaatcatatttatattctatgttatgcaaataaaatagaatacaaCAAATAGTAAAGATTATATAATTCATTTCACATGAATGGTCTTTCCATTTTATGTACACATGATCTATTCCGCTATATACACAGTGCatcattatatataaatgagAATATATTCACCAGATGATCCAAATCCAGTTTCAAACAATCTATTGGACAGCCTAAATCTTTCATTTGTAACCTGAGAAACAAAaggaaaagataaaaatattaggATCATATACAaagtaaatgtaaaataaattgtaaagtATAACAATATGTGGAATGAAAACCATGTAAGACATAGCGATATGCATAGCTCACGATCTTAAACCACACATGGGAATATATACGAAAACCCTATCAACTAATCGTGAATCCCTACGGAAATATGACACTTAATCCAATGTCAACTCTAATCTTGCAGTGACGAACTCAATATTCTAAAAACTACCCCCTCTCCAAtcatcactaaaccctaaacgaaatataaaccctaatacAAGTATAAAAATACGTAAATATTAAAACAAGTATGAATTCATAAGCTAAAGAAAGTGATATTAAACGTTCGAATTTATTTCATTCCAAGTCAAATGGAATATAACGtctatattttattctattccAAATCAGATAGAACACTTAATCTAATGTCAACCCTAATCTTGCAGTGACGAACTCAATTCTAGAAACTACCCCTCTCCAATCATCACTAAACCCTACAcggaaatataaaccctaatacAAGTATAAAAATACGTAAATATTAAAACAAGTATGAATTCATAAGCTAAAGAAAGTGATATAAACGTTCTAATTTATTTCAATCCAAGTCAAATGGAATATACGTCTATATTTATTCTATTCCAAATCAGATAGAATATACCTAACGGAGATCATGTCATTTCCAGACGGTGATAAAATAGGCATTAGAACAACAGGAGAAACCCAAATCCTACATCAATTGGCGAACTTCGAAGCGGAAAATCAGATCTGAGATGCAATGGTAACGAGGTTGTAGATTTACCAATTATAGTACCCTAATTCCGAAATAGCccaatagaaaagaaaataacagTATATGAAAACAACATATAAACACTCGAGAACTTGCGGTAGTTCCAGAGATCTGACAAGaatcgacggtgtgaagtaGAATAGGAACGGTTTGGTACTACTCGGCGCTGATGAAACTTTAACGTCGTCGTGTGGTCGACGATCTCCGACGAAGAGAAGATGACGCGTTTAcaaagaatgaagaagaagtgAACAATTCAAAACAAATCCAGTGGAGATGACGATGTGAAGCAAAACCGTACTGGAGAGAATTCAAGACTAGGAAAATACCAAAGaagtaaaaaggaaatatgTGAAGTTAGTAAAGCCACGATTTACTTTTTGGatataataataagaatattaatttttttttgtttcaggtttGCCGGTTTCAGGAAGGGGCAgtatagtattaatttataaaattaacgCCGTATATAGAAACGTTAGAAAAAATAGTTATGCAGTGAATTATGTGTTTTTTCCTTGTCATACAGCCTAATTTCCCTTATTACATAAGCTAAAATATGCACCATCTTCTAAAGATGATATAATCAAAAAGTGATTTGACTATGCATTTGAAACCTTACTCGCTGACGAATTAATAAAGGGTAATTGGGGGctataaccacaaaaaaaacCAATATTCACCATGTAGCCATTTAACCTAACGATTCTATAGACGCtgttagaaatataaaataatactgTAATACCCCTAAAAAAAACGGCTCAACCtgatacaaaaataattaaatattttgattatgcaTCCCACAAAAATAACTCGTGTCTCATCCTTCTTCACATCTTCTCCTTTTAACTTCTCTGGTAATTTTGCTGCAGTTGAACGGCCTCTGGCACCGCTTTCATCCATCGCCTCCACTCTGCATGCAATCAACATCTTTTCCAACTCCTCCGTCCTCTGTTTTTAATCTTCTTCGGCGTTACAGTTCTTGGTTAAGATTTCAGCGGGTGTGGTAGTAAGAAACCCTTTCTACCCAACTTCAGCCCTTCGATTCTTCTCTGATCTCTGAACTCCCCGTAAGTTCTCCTTCTCTGTTGTAGATCTCTTCACCGTGTCGTCCTATGTGCTTATTTTCTTCCAATTTGGGGCTCGTCTCATAATCAAAGTGTTATAGTTTCTAGGTCTGTATCATCGGCTGATGTGAATTCAATCGTCCCCGATTCAGAATTAGTCTCTCCCACTAAGTTCTCTGTGTTGCAAAATAAGTAATGTAGTAATTTAGGGGAAGATGCATGAAATATCATTGCTTAGAAATGCTCAGTCGGTCGGTACACATAGTATGATATTTCGAATCCGGTTCCATTTGAAATGTAATAGTATACTTATCCATTCAACTATTCCACTGAGGATATTATCACTTGCTATTATGTTTTGCTTTGCTGCAATTTGTGGTCGGTTGTGGTTCTCTCTCTGATGTTCTTATTCTAAGTTATGCTTGAATTGGGGTTTTTGTGGCCGGAGCCGCTGCGAACCTCTAGTCTTCTCTTTTACATAGGCGATTCGACTGAGATCTGTTGCAATACTGTAAGTTCTCATATGTCTGGCTTTGATTCTATGCTTGCGCTGCTTTTCCCCTATTCAGATATTGTAGCTCTAGCTTAATCTAATTTGTTAAATCTAACCCAACGGTTCATTTGCATGTCGGATCTGGTAGAGAGAGGTCCCTGAATTGATTGAGTGTCTACGTTCTCCGGTTTGTCGGATTCCTATGTTTACTGCGAAGTCCTCCGGGTGTAAATTATGTTTGGAATCGAAAGGAACATATGTGGGGTAGAACTATATTGATTGACTGTGTCAAATGGAATAGCTTAAAACTATGTTTGAAATGAAACATCTTATCTTGTAGTTGTCTTATTGTTCCATTCCATGTAGCTAGTCGTCAAGTATCGTAGTATAAGTATACAACATTGCTATTCCATTTCGTGTATGTTTCTATTCCATACTATACCGAAAGTAGCTAAACTATGTAAAATATTACATCTTATATTATGCTTCGTATCACTGCTATTTTTTCACTGCATATTATGTTTGATAAACATACACTACTTACCATTAATTTGGCGTTCTGCTTTTGTTCGTCAGGTTTGTCATGGATGAGTTGGAGCTTCCATTCACATATTAGATCGACATTGTCACTACTGTCTGAGTTCTGGGAGTCTTTTACGATCGAAAAACTTCTCCCAAAATCCTAACCTTCTCTGCTTCCAAACCGCCAGCGCGCCACCCCAGTTACAGCCGAGGCGGCGAGGAGCCACCCCGACCGACAGTGTTACGGCTCCGTGCATCCATCTTCCCAATCCAAGATTTGTCACTGAGTGAAGACGAAACATGAAAACATAGTTTGTTATGcgatatatatgttactatacTATTTCATCAGGTTCCATTTCATTTGATGATTACTaaaaagtgctatttttgtttagaaatatagtttgTAATTTCCTTAAGTTCTAACTATCGTTACATGTTTTTGAACCTGTAAGAATTGTactataatctatattatatagtgtaatattacataatataatttaatatacacatgtactttttagattttgatatttgggtttagggttataTTTGATTAAGGTTTAgtgatttgagtttagggtttagtatttaaaaggTGAAGGGGTATAGTTGGGGTCAACATTAACTTCTTACATGCAATCAtatacatttcataatttcactaatatgtactatgttatttattttgttccattctatttgggtttaagatttatatttggatttagggtttatatttgggttatAGTTTAGTggttagagtttagggtttagtatttagaagatCAGAGGGTATGGTTGGGGTCAACATTACTTCCTCTTGCCATCatagatatttcataatttcaccaatatgtactatgttatttattttattccattatgtttggatttagggtttatattttatatttgggtttagattttatatttggatgagtttagtgattagagtttagggtttactatGTAGAAGGTGAGAGGGTATGGTAAGATCAACATTAACTTCTTCCATACAATCATGTGCATGCCATAAATTCGTTAATAGGTACTATGTTATTTCCTTTGTTCTATTCAATGtagattttgaatttatatttgggtttaaggtttactgattatagtttaggatttagtatttagggCTTAGGGTAAGATTGAAATAAAGTTTAGTATCTAGGATTGTGAATCTGAtatgtttagtatttaggggttgTAAGTAGAGTTAATCATATACTACAATCATAGACActtcaaaatttgaacaatatatatatgtaatgtgCTATATcgtttgtcatattttatattatatagctCATGTAAAATGGAAATGCATGTTACTTGGGGGTTAGTTTATAAAAGATTGGGGTTGacatggattagggtttatatttccatatagggtttagtgattagtggcTAGGTTTAGTATGGAAGATTTGAGTTGACATTGgattagagtttatatttttatgtaggATTTAGTGATAGTGATAAGGTGTAGTTTTAGTACGTTCATAATAATATTACATTCCATCTGACTCATGTCAAACGGAAAGTTTGTCGTCTAAATTGGACGGTTTTACTGAACTCGGCTAGACTTTATATAAACCATTTCGTATTTTACTTTCACTATGCATCTTATTACGGTTCTAAAATTAAGAATACCATCACTCCATTGTAAATGAACTTACAATAAACCATTCCACGTACGTGACATAGTATGGAAAGCAATACAATCGGGAATAGTATTATATCATCATCTTCGGATCGCAGTTATGTTAACAGAGATTCTATCTTCCTTACATCTGTTCGTcactatttgatttatatccTCCCTCATACGTGTTCAAAACAGTTGCGTACAACGATCCCTATTATATGTGATTGTTATTGTGGCAGACAAACTCTCCACGTTGTTTACTTTATAACAGCGAACCGACAACCTGTTATGGTAAGGGGCATAACCGGGTAAAATCAAGCCAAAAAGTCTGACAATGAATTACGTCAAAATCATTGTTactttctttatttgtttttgaaatctgGCTATATGGCTAATAAGCCCattaataaattcattattattcTTCTTAGTTTTTTAGTGATCGAATTTCTTATGCGAAGTTATCCATGACCATCTTTTTTTCTTAGCATTCCAAATTGCACATCGCATTACAAAATATAAGGTTTTCGGGTTAACCTTTATACAGTACTATTGGttacaaaataattaactaTGCCAGACTGTGTTTGTTGAacatagttatttattaaaatgataatGTGAAGTGATTACAGATGGGGCCTATACGTGTCGTCTGATTAAGGAGCACTAATTCAAGGAATGGGTCACGCTTCATTCACTACTTTGTCCTAATCTCTCCCATCTTTGAACCCTAACCTACAGACCAACCTCTCCTTTCCCTCATTtccttgattatttttaaaaaaaaattaaagagtaaaagttcatagtgtattatattaaattatttcttataaatataaataaattctaACAGAAATTAAACttataaatgttaataaaaagATCACACAACGGTTTAGCTACTATACTTACTCTTCAGAGGTTAAACTTAATAATTTCCATAATCATTGCTTAAAACTTGTAGGAATGCTATTTGGATTGGATCATGAGATTTGATTAGTCAATCAGTGACAAACGGCTCGTAGCATCTGGTTGGCCGGCTCGAGCCAGGCTTCTAAGGATCAATTATAGTAACTTTTTATACCTTATATACACTAGATcttttttccgcgctacgcgcggataatatatttaaatttgttacatttatcatttttattgtacgtaaatttttatatattaaattatatataactaattttttaatttgatttttttttagtttgaagtaagtatttctattatatgtaacacaattaactaacaAAATATGAAGAATTAAGTCCGAGATTTTAAAGTtatgtacaaaaatataattatgtatagaacataaattatcttagtttaaaagatcgaaatctcatctcgaataaattcacgaaaataaaaagtactccaataacctacttaaaatataaaatccccttaaaaaaaaacatacttaataatatttttttacgtgtaatagttaaaaactgacaattgaatatcgatctagaatatttttaatatatctaatggtaaaattttaattgtaataaacaaattttgaattttgtaatattacatgaattagaagtctttaaaatctaaaatctattttattaacataatataatttttattcatttattattttgacgttacaaaatattgctttagttttatttgtatattaatttttaataatttagtttcttttaagtaattttaaaattatcaagaatataatatatttaaaattatttatataatatatccaaatatgatgtctcatttttatgtgtgtttgcgttgagcatatttaatttgtagtttgtatattcaataacaccttgttgcgtggcgttctatggttttaataaatgtgttgtcatttatttttattactactaacatgattttttaagtgatcagtgataatgtatttttaacgttatgtattatattttatcgtataCTCCCTCTGGATttaatatatgatgtttaagGTTTTCTACACACattaagaaacaataaatatCATGTTTAATTGTTACTTTTTGgttatatcaataaagtttAACCACTCATAGTTTTACTTTTGTATAAAAAGATAGAACATCATACATTCGTATCCGGAAGGAGTATTTTCTAACTCTTCATGCTGAacttttttagaatcattttaattagataataggttgaaagatgtaaataaaattgtgtatgttgtaaatttatatttttgtgtaaCAGAGCactattaattatgaaaattatattatgatttattttactaaatctttcttttgtgtattttttttgcttttttttgtatttttatagttttattgtcttattctttaattgcagaAAATAAATGATACTCTAATAAATCagaaaaagttttaataaaaatagagtaaccttctctaaaaaaaaattatataaaaaagccaaattataaaaaaaaattaaaaaataatgtgtAAATTTTATCTTACAACACATttgttatttgatatataatgtttatttagTGTGCaatataataacataaaatatacattcatgtattttatttaaatattaataactattattatattttcattatgtttttaaaaacataatttccTATTACTGCAAGtcatatatattcattttggaatattttaaatagtaattttaaaataaatgcataaaaactaaaaataaattcaaaaatatatacatattataaataatcAATGTTTTGAGTGTTAAACCTaaccaaaacaataaaaactcCATTCtacttactatatatatatatatctaaatatataaattgatacaaacatttaagaaaatatataacaacTACAATCATGAAAATCTATTCATGCTAATACAAACTTCTgatctttaataaaatataaaataagtttaGTTAGACACATGTGAGAGTGAGATGAGATTGTGCTATCATTAAACAATAACTACAACGTAATTGCTGAAAGGTATATAAAGTCTACATCATAAGTTCATAACGATGAGAGCTCACATGCAATAAATGTTACATATTGGGCTAGCGTAATAGGCCCGTGACATAAAAGCCCGTCCAAAAGACCCAAGACTCACAGATGTTTCTAACAGAGAGCTCAAGACTAACAATGGACACAAAGAAGACCTCTCATGTTTCTTCTACTTCCTTCTTGGTTTTGGTCTCTCCATCACAGCTTTAAACTCAGTGCATAAGAAGCTTGAAAACAGTGTCTTCAATTACCAAGACGTACTCGTATCCAAGAACTTGAGCTCGGTTTCTGAAATACGCCATGTTTTGCTCGGGCACTTGGATCCCAACCAGCACGTTCGCGCCTGCCCCACCCTGTTTCGAAAGAAAGAACCATTGTACGGAAATAATGAGACTCAAAAGTTACAATGGTGCTTTATTATGGTGCAATGGTGAATTCAGATACAAACCTCTGCACGGTAATGGAAAAGGCTAATGTTCCAACGTGGACTGAAAGAGTCCAAGAAGTTTATCAGAGCACCATGTCTCTCAGGGAAGCTGAACTGGCAGAGAATCTCTTCTCCAATACTTGATCTTTCACCCATCTGAACATATACAAAGTGTGGTTCACATATCACTTGCATCAATCAATGAGAGTTATTGCCTAAAGAGACGTACCAAGTAACGCAAGTAATCTCTTACTAAGTCACTGGTTGTGAGGTTCCTAGTTCTGAGCTGGGAAGATTCCATTCTCTTCTCTAGTGTTTTGAGCTCTCCGTGAGTGGGCACTCCAACGCTTGTGCATCAATACACAACATCGTCTAGATTAGAGGACgaataacaacaacaacctggggaaaaaaatattctcaGGTTATATTCATTGGTCCAACTTGCACCATATCAGATGTATTATATAACGGGATTAACTGCTACATCCTCTAATATCAAACACGCACCAGTTCACAGAATTTCAGCTTCCAGGATTTACCGGCAAGATAGTAGTAAGAACAACCTCTTGTTGCGTACCGACATTGGTATTAGTCTGCGTAAGCAACCACTACCTTGTTTGATATCAAAACAACAGTATGGTGCGCCATATTAAAGATCTGGCAATAATTATGGCGGTGGATGTCATCTTCCTGATCGCCTCCTCTCTCAGTAGCTCTCGATCTTGCTGCCATTTTCCCCCATCCCAAACGTGTCaatgaaacagaaaaaaaaaacaaaaagtgatATAGATTACCTCATTAACAGTGTCTGCTTGGAAAGATCATATATCAAATCATAGGAATAATTTGCGAGgctgaacaaaaataaaaagaataatatgCGAATGTGTATTGTGGATAATAGTACACTGTCTTGGAAAGATCATATATcaagaaaacataaaagattCTTATTTATGTTAGTTTCAAAGAGTTCACTACAATGTATTGTGGCACCTTTGGTTTATATGGAAGCATAAAGGAAGAGAGTAGAACCGAATGGACCCAATGGTGTGAGAAAGACCCAGAAGGCTTTGCACAGCCGTGTAACTCAAGCCCTGTAGTTTTGGAAGAAACATCAGAGAAGAAAGAATCATATAAACAACAGAAGTAGACATGGAAATGGCTGAGAACGTACAGAGAGTATGTGAGACAAAGctgcacaaggctgagaaactGATTTACTAAGATGGATTGCGAAAACAccattgttcttcttctcttgatCATGAACATCACACCACTTCTTGAACATTTGCATACCTAAGAAGGTAAAAAAAACCGTTGAAACATAACTTATACATAAGTTAATGGTTAGGGAAGAGCTTACAGTCTTCAAGTGTATTAGTGCCAGGGAAGACATTCTCAGGACTCTTGGCTTTTAACAGCTCGTAAAAAGATGAATACTTGT
This DNA window, taken from Brassica napus cultivar Da-Ae chromosome A2 unlocalized genomic scaffold, Da-Ae chrA02_Random_21, whole genome shotgun sequence, encodes the following:
- the LOC125593993 gene encoding threonine dehydratase biosynthetic, chloroplastic-like, yielding MESSQLRTRNLTTSDLVRDYLRYLMGERSSIGEEILCQFSFPERHGALINFLDSFSPRWNISLFHYRAEGGAGANVLVGIQVPEQNMAYFRNRAQVLGYEYVLVIEDTVFKLLMH